A stretch of the Polaribacter pacificus genome encodes the following:
- a CDS encoding metal-dependent hydrolase, which yields MDSLTQIVLGAAIGEVVLGKKVGNKAMLYGAIGGTIPDLDIFSSYFTDTVTALKIHRGFTHSIFFSVLFAPLLGWLVSKYESYKNVKDWSWLFFWALVTHPILDAHTTWGTQLFWPLDMRLAFKTIFVIDPLYTLPFLVFLLLALFQKRATPKRRFYNNMGLLLSSTYLLFTFALKAISYNQFEKALTEQQIVYTNIETKPSPFNTLLWSANVATKDEYLIGYYSFFDERAISFESYPKNHELLGDLIHQEKVQQMIQISKGWYTIVKKGDKLFYNDLRFGLLSLDAKAENFVFQYEIKTDTFGKVSFIETAKKPEDAKQLLQDLWVRIIGK from the coding sequence ATGGATTCATTAACACAAATTGTTTTAGGCGCCGCTATTGGAGAAGTCGTTCTGGGGAAGAAAGTAGGTAATAAAGCCATGCTGTATGGTGCTATTGGGGGTACAATTCCAGATTTAGATATCTTTTCTTCCTATTTTACAGATACTGTTACTGCGCTTAAAATACATAGAGGTTTTACACATTCTATCTTTTTTTCTGTGCTATTTGCTCCTCTTTTGGGTTGGCTTGTTTCTAAATACGAATCCTATAAAAATGTAAAAGATTGGTCTTGGTTGTTTTTTTGGGCCTTGGTTACTCATCCTATACTAGATGCACACACTACCTGGGGAACCCAATTATTTTGGCCATTGGATATGAGGCTTGCCTTTAAAACCATCTTTGTTATAGATCCTCTTTACACGCTCCCTTTTTTGGTGTTTTTACTCTTAGCATTATTTCAAAAACGCGCGACGCCAAAAAGACGTTTTTACAACAATATGGGGTTACTTTTAAGCAGTACTTATCTTTTGTTCACCTTTGCCTTAAAAGCAATCTCATACAATCAATTTGAAAAAGCATTAACAGAACAACAGATAGTTTATACTAATATTGAAACAAAACCATCTCCATTTAATACCCTATTATGGTCTGCTAATGTGGCCACTAAAGATGAGTATTTAATTGGGTATTATTCCTTTTTTGATGAGCGTGCAATCTCTTTTGAAAGTTATCCAAAAAACCATGAGCTTTTAGGAGATTTAATTCATCAAGAGAAGGTACAGCAAATGATCCAAATCTCAAAAGGATGGTATACTATTGTTAAAAAGGGTGATAAACTATTTTACAATGATCTGCGTTTTGGTTTGCTAAGTTTGGATGCAAAGGCAGAAAATTTTGTATTTCAATATGAGATTAAAACCGATACTTTTGGAAAGGTTTCATTTATAGAAACAGCAAAAAAACCTGAAGACGCAAAACAACTCTTACAGGATCTTTGGGTTCGAATTATAGGTAAATAA
- a CDS encoding peroxiredoxin encodes METTETQEVFTMPRIGDKAPEFTATTTQGEINFPSDYKGEWSILFSHPADFTPVCTSEFMTFAHLEEKFKKANCNLIGLSIDGLYSHIAWLRTIKDKIKFNGMKNVEVKFPLIEDISMNVAKKYGMIQPGESKTQAVRAVFFVDPEGTVRAIIYYPLSLGRNFDELYRALIAMQTSDKFNVATPADWNPGDDVIVSPAGSCGVAEERMTGTDDLECEDWFFCTKKLDKDLVLNEILKKD; translated from the coding sequence ATGGAAACAACAGAAACTCAAGAAGTATTTACAATGCCAAGAATTGGTGATAAAGCACCAGAATTTACAGCGACAACTACGCAAGGAGAAATTAATTTTCCATCAGATTACAAAGGCGAATGGTCAATTTTATTTAGTCATCCAGCAGATTTTACTCCTGTTTGTACTTCAGAATTTATGACTTTTGCTCATTTAGAAGAAAAATTTAAAAAGGCCAATTGTAATCTTATAGGGCTGTCTATTGATGGGCTTTATAGTCATATTGCATGGTTGAGAACCATTAAGGATAAAATTAAATTTAACGGAATGAAAAACGTTGAAGTTAAGTTTCCTTTGATAGAGGACATCTCTATGAATGTTGCCAAAAAATATGGAATGATTCAACCGGGTGAAAGCAAAACGCAAGCAGTGAGAGCTGTATTTTTTGTAGATCCAGAAGGAACTGTTCGCGCAATCATTTATTACCCTTTAAGTTTAGGACGTAATTTTGATGAATTGTATAGAGCGCTAATAGCGATGCAAACTTCTGATAAATTTAATGTTGCAACTCCAGCTGATTGGAATCCGGGTGACGATGTTATTGTGTCTCCAGCGGGATCTTGTGGTGTGGCAGAAGAAAGAATGACAGGAACCGATGATTTGGAATGTGAAGATTGGTTTTTCTGTACTAAAAAATTAGACAAAGATTTGGTCTTGAATGAAATTTTGAAAAAAGATTAA
- a CDS encoding methyltransferase domain-containing protein: MLLNESFWENKYKTAKTGWDLGEVSPPLKAYIDQLTNKDLKILIPGGGNSYEAAYLLNKGFKNVFVVDISKIPLENIKKRVPDFPSEQLIHANFFDLEPQFDLIVEQTFFCAIAPNLRTNYALKMKELLSENGKLVGLLFDAKLNEDHPPFGGSKEEYLNYFTPNFDILTMKNCYNSIKSRDGMELFFIAKK; encoded by the coding sequence ATGCTTTTAAACGAATCCTTTTGGGAGAATAAATACAAAACGGCTAAAACAGGTTGGGATTTGGGAGAAGTTTCTCCGCCCCTAAAAGCTTATATCGATCAATTAACAAACAAGGATTTAAAAATATTAATTCCCGGTGGAGGAAACTCGTATGAAGCAGCCTATCTTTTAAACAAAGGCTTTAAAAATGTTTTTGTAGTTGATATTTCAAAAATCCCTTTAGAAAACATAAAAAAAAGAGTTCCTGATTTCCCTTCAGAACAATTAATTCACGCAAATTTTTTCGACTTAGAGCCTCAATTTGACTTAATAGTAGAGCAAACATTTTTTTGTGCTATAGCTCCTAATTTAAGAACCAATTATGCCCTAAAAATGAAAGAATTACTAAGTGAAAACGGAAAATTGGTAGGCTTGCTTTTTGACGCGAAATTAAATGAAGATCACCCGCCTTTTGGAGGTTCAAAAGAAGAATATCTTAATTATTTTACACCGAATTTTGATATTCTTACAATGAAAAACTGTTACAACTCTATTAAGAGTAGGGATGGAATGGAACTTTTTTTTATCGCTAAAAAGTAG
- a CDS encoding cytochrome ubiquinol oxidase subunit I: MEDMLFYDRMQFAFTITFHYLFPQLTMGLSLMIVYFKWKFLRTKIYKYNDAAKFWMKIFALNFAMGVVTGIPMEFQFGTNWAKFSELTGGIIGQTLAMEGMFSFFLESSFLGLFLFGEKLLGHKLHFVTGFLVFLGSWASGYLIIATHSWMQYPVGYEILENGKFVLNNFAALFSNPWLLPSYLHNQMGSVITSSFVVAAIGAFYILNNKHSEFGKLFVKTGVIFGLVSSVLVAFPTGDWAAKNVAEHQPVTFAAMEGIFETEVGGSEIVLIGQPNMQEKKLDNKIAVPNILSFLTYQEWDKQIKGLNEFDESVHPTNVPGLYYAYHIMVGLGTIFIGLMLLAAVQLFRRKLYKTKWILWVLMFMLPFPYIANTTGWYTAELGRQPWLVYNLLRTADGASPTVSSGNTLFTLLGFIGLYLLLGLLFVMLAGKIINKGPEPEKH, translated from the coding sequence ATGGAAGACATGCTTTTTTACGATCGAATGCAGTTTGCATTTACGATCACTTTCCACTACTTATTTCCACAACTTACCATGGGGCTCTCTTTAATGATTGTCTATTTTAAGTGGAAATTTCTAAGAACAAAAATTTATAAATACAACGATGCAGCAAAATTCTGGATGAAAATCTTTGCTTTAAATTTTGCGATGGGCGTTGTAACGGGTATCCCAATGGAATTTCAATTTGGAACCAATTGGGCCAAATTTTCAGAATTAACAGGAGGTATTATTGGTCAAACATTAGCTATGGAGGGCATGTTTTCCTTCTTTTTAGAATCTTCCTTTTTAGGGCTTTTTCTATTTGGAGAAAAATTGCTTGGACATAAATTACACTTTGTCACTGGTTTTTTGGTTTTTCTAGGTTCTTGGGCTAGTGGATACCTTATCATTGCCACACACTCATGGATGCAATATCCAGTTGGTTATGAAATTTTAGAAAACGGCAAATTTGTACTTAACAATTTTGCTGCTTTGTTTTCCAATCCGTGGCTTTTGCCTTCTTACTTACACAATCAAATGGGGTCTGTTATTACCTCTTCATTTGTTGTTGCTGCCATCGGTGCCTTTTATATCTTAAATAATAAACACAGTGAGTTTGGAAAACTCTTTGTTAAAACAGGCGTAATTTTTGGTTTGGTATCTAGTGTTTTAGTTGCTTTTCCAACAGGAGATTGGGCCGCCAAAAATGTAGCAGAACATCAACCAGTGACCTTTGCTGCGATGGAAGGAATTTTTGAAACAGAAGTAGGGGGTTCAGAAATTGTACTTATTGGTCAGCCCAATATGCAAGAGAAAAAGCTAGATAATAAAATAGCTGTACCTAATATTTTGAGTTTTTTAACCTATCAAGAATGGGACAAACAGATAAAAGGCTTAAACGAGTTTGATGAAAGTGTTCATCCTACAAATGTTCCAGGCTTGTACTACGCCTATCATATCATGGTTGGTTTGGGTACCATTTTTATTGGACTTATGCTCCTTGCGGCGGTACAGCTTTTTAGAAGAAAACTTTATAAAACCAAATGGATTTTATGGGTACTTATGTTTATGTTGCCATTTCCTTATATAGCGAACACTACAGGTTGGTACACCGCAGAACTTGGAAGACAACCTTGGTTGGTATATAATTTATTACGCACAGCTGATGGAGCTTCACCAACAGTATCTTCTGGGAACACCTTATTTACTTTACTTGGTTTTATTGGTTTATATCTATTGTTGGGCTTGCTATTTGTAATGTTAGCAGGAAAGATTATTAACAAAGGGCCAGAACCTGAAAAACATTAA
- the cydB gene encoding cytochrome d ubiquinol oxidase subunit II — MELFWYIVLMTMLAVYVILDGYDFGAGIIHLFFAKTEKDKKAITNSIGPFWDANEVWLIASGGVLFFAFPTLYASSFSGFYLPLIMILWLLIFRAIGLELRGQIKNNMWEAIWDKAFGISSLLLALFFGVALGNVVRGVNLGGVVNGVSTHEAHYFFLPLWNSTFSPEAEQLGVIDWFTLLLGIIGVVSLTIHGANWIVFKTNSDLNSKLKKVVFRLNFVLLALVIVSLLVWHIIEPKPFHNFIEYPWMWIFPLITFIGIFGLFKVQSFTKHGFGFLFSSLFLFGGLTSTVASIFPKVLPSTNTINPDLTIYNVAADEYGLSIGVYWFAIAIVLVAAYMVIQYKVFKGKMDDVGYGDH; from the coding sequence ATGGAACTATTTTGGTATATCGTTTTAATGACAATGTTAGCTGTTTATGTAATTTTAGATGGTTATGATTTTGGTGCAGGTATTATTCATTTGTTTTTTGCAAAAACAGAAAAAGATAAGAAGGCAATTACAAACTCCATAGGTCCTTTTTGGGATGCTAATGAAGTATGGTTAATTGCTTCTGGAGGTGTATTATTTTTTGCGTTTCCAACCTTATATGCTTCTTCGTTTAGCGGTTTTTATTTGCCCTTAATTATGATTTTATGGCTGCTTATTTTTAGAGCAATTGGCTTGGAGTTACGAGGACAAATTAAAAACAATATGTGGGAGGCTATTTGGGACAAAGCCTTTGGTATTTCCAGTTTACTTTTAGCGCTGTTTTTTGGAGTGGCTTTAGGAAACGTGGTAAGAGGTGTCAATTTAGGAGGTGTGGTTAACGGAGTTTCAACTCATGAAGCGCATTACTTCTTTTTACCTCTTTGGAACTCAACATTTAGCCCAGAGGCAGAACAATTAGGTGTTATCGATTGGTTTACCTTACTATTGGGTATTATTGGAGTTGTTTCATTGACTATTCACGGAGCTAATTGGATAGTTTTTAAAACCAATTCTGATTTAAATTCAAAACTTAAAAAAGTGGTCTTTCGCCTTAACTTTGTACTACTTGCGCTAGTTATTGTGTCCTTATTGGTATGGCATATTATTGAGCCAAAACCATTTCATAATTTTATAGAATACCCATGGATGTGGATCTTTCCTTTAATTACTTTTATTGGAATTTTCGGTTTGTTTAAAGTACAATCATTTACAAAACACGGTTTTGGTTTTTTATTTTCATCCTTGTTTTTATTTGGAGGATTGACATCAACAGTTGCCTCTATTTTTCCAAAAGTTTTACCATCTACCAATACGATTAACCCAGATTTAACTATTTACAATGTTGCAGCAGATGAGTATGGCTTGTCTATTGGTGTGTATTGGTTTGCAATTGCTATAGTATTGGTTGCGGCTTATATGGTGATTCAATATAAAGTGTTTAAGGGAAAAATGGATGATGTGGGTTATGGAGATCATTAA
- a CDS encoding NAD(P)/FAD-dependent oxidoreductase gives MAKIVVLGAGISGHVAASHLRRKLSKEHEVVVVSPNSNYQWIPSNIWVGIGRMKSKQILFPLEPLYKKKKIGFKQAKAMTFHPEGDTKENKPYVLVEYVAGENKGQQEKVTYDYLINGTGPKLNFEATEGLIPGTNKAYSVCTYTHAEHAWDNLKALIQEMKQGKKAKILIGTGHAKSTCQGAAFEYILNVEQELRKHKVRDMAEITWISNEYQLGDFGMDGMLMSYGSLSMKSHEMIEMIFEDRGINWILGAGVHKIENGIAHYENLEGEFKTETYDFAMLIPSFSGHGFKAFDKNDQDITEKLFKGFMIVDADYTPRPYEEWSVQDWPETYQNPSYKNIFAPGIAFAPPHSISKPRKSKNGTDITPAPPRTGMPSGITAKIVADNIVDSIKNGKESLNHKGSMGNMGAACIASAGYGLLSGSGVSITTYPIVPDYNKYPKTQGRQLGKTFGEIGLAGHWLKLALHYAFIYKAKMRPFWWLIPE, from the coding sequence ATGGCTAAAATTGTTGTTTTAGGTGCTGGTATTTCAGGACATGTTGCTGCATCACATTTACGGAGAAAACTTTCTAAAGAACACGAAGTTGTGGTGGTTTCACCAAATAGTAATTATCAGTGGATTCCATCTAATATTTGGGTAGGAATTGGTCGGATGAAGTCAAAACAGATTCTCTTTCCGCTAGAGCCATTATACAAAAAGAAAAAAATTGGTTTTAAACAAGCAAAAGCAATGACTTTCCACCCAGAAGGCGATACCAAAGAGAACAAACCTTATGTTTTAGTTGAGTATGTTGCTGGAGAAAACAAGGGACAACAAGAAAAAGTTACCTACGATTATTTGATTAACGGAACAGGCCCTAAATTAAATTTTGAAGCTACTGAAGGATTAATTCCCGGAACTAATAAGGCATATTCGGTATGTACTTATACCCATGCAGAACATGCTTGGGATAATTTAAAGGCGCTAATCCAAGAGATGAAACAAGGTAAAAAGGCCAAAATTCTTATAGGAACCGGACATGCAAAATCTACTTGCCAGGGAGCTGCTTTTGAATATATTTTAAATGTAGAGCAAGAATTACGGAAACACAAAGTACGTGATATGGCAGAGATTACTTGGATTTCTAACGAATACCAACTAGGAGATTTTGGGATGGATGGTATGCTGATGAGTTATGGTAGCCTATCGATGAAATCACATGAAATGATTGAAATGATTTTTGAAGATAGAGGGATCAATTGGATCCTTGGAGCTGGTGTTCATAAAATTGAAAATGGAATTGCGCATTATGAAAATTTGGAAGGTGAATTTAAAACAGAAACCTATGATTTTGCTATGCTGATTCCTTCTTTTTCGGGTCATGGTTTTAAAGCATTTGACAAAAACGATCAAGATATTACAGAGAAATTATTTAAGGGTTTTATGATTGTCGATGCTGACTATACGCCAAGACCTTATGAAGAGTGGTCTGTGCAAGATTGGCCAGAAACTTATCAAAATCCTTCCTATAAAAATATTTTTGCACCAGGAATTGCATTTGCACCTCCTCATTCTATTTCTAAACCTAGAAAAAGTAAAAACGGCACAGACATTACACCGGCTCCACCTAGAACAGGGATGCCGTCTGGAATTACGGCTAAAATTGTAGCAGATAATATTGTAGACAGCATTAAAAACGGAAAGGAGTCTTTAAACCACAAAGGTTCTATGGGCAACATGGGGGCTGCTTGTATTGCTTCAGCGGGTTATGGACTTCTCTCCGGAAGCGGTGTGAGTATTACCACCTATCCTATCGTTCCAGATTATAATAAATATCCAAAAACACAAGGAAGACAATTAGGAAAAACTTTTGGAGAAATTGGACTTGCAGGACACTGGTTAAAATTAGCATTGCATTATGCCTTTATTTACAAGGCTAAAATGAGACCATTTTGGTGGTTGATTCCGGAGTAA
- a CDS encoding TolC family protein yields MPRRIFLLFIVFATVQFHVNGQETVSITKKEVLNSILEKNLSLKISEQEFNQSKADYLQTSAIFLPTITASYTGISTTNPLMAFGSKLNQEILTAADFNPALLNNPSQTQNFGTKLEIQQPLINLDGVYQRKAAKSKMEATSLQGQRTADYLALEVEKAYMQLQLAYKAVEVMESALETAKENEKLAVNNFEQGYLQQADILNIKIRVTEITGQLQTAKSNVLNASNYLSFLMNDDANVIYKPMDDLRLIANNITDVNVSENRADIKAMQLASEAYMAMNKADKMTFLPRLNAFGSYEIYDNKLFQGSANGYVLGAQLSWNIFEGSKRFGKVQKSKAAFEQSKLAYTQYLSKSNLELNKAKRQFIDAKNQLELTSLSVKQSKESLRIRKNRFKEGLEKTTDLLQAETVYAQKQLAYYQTLFQYNYTQAYLEFLTKK; encoded by the coding sequence ATGCCTAGAAGAATTTTTTTATTATTCATTGTTTTTGCAACTGTTCAGTTTCATGTAAACGGACAAGAAACAGTTTCAATCACTAAAAAAGAAGTGCTAAATAGCATTCTAGAAAAGAACTTAAGCTTAAAAATATCTGAACAAGAATTTAACCAATCAAAAGCTGACTACCTTCAAACTTCTGCTATTTTTTTACCAACCATTACAGCAAGTTACACAGGTATATCAACTACAAATCCTTTAATGGCTTTTGGCTCTAAATTAAATCAGGAGATTTTAACGGCAGCAGATTTTAACCCAGCTTTGTTAAACAATCCTTCACAAACACAAAATTTTGGTACCAAACTAGAGATTCAGCAACCCTTAATTAATCTTGATGGGGTTTATCAGCGAAAAGCTGCGAAATCTAAAATGGAAGCAACTTCTTTACAAGGTCAACGAACTGCAGATTATTTAGCTCTAGAGGTAGAAAAAGCATACATGCAATTACAGTTGGCATACAAAGCTGTTGAGGTGATGGAAAGTGCGTTAGAAACAGCAAAAGAAAATGAAAAACTTGCCGTAAATAATTTTGAACAAGGCTATTTACAACAGGCGGATATTTTAAATATTAAAATACGAGTTACCGAAATAACAGGGCAACTACAAACTGCCAAAAGCAATGTTTTAAATGCCTCAAATTATCTGTCTTTTTTAATGAATGATGATGCAAATGTAATTTATAAGCCGATGGATGATTTAAGGCTTATAGCAAACAATATAACGGATGTCAATGTATCAGAAAATAGAGCAGATATTAAAGCCATGCAATTAGCCTCTGAAGCTTATATGGCGATGAACAAAGCGGATAAAATGACTTTTTTACCTCGCTTAAATGCATTTGGAAGTTATGAAATTTATGACAACAAGCTATTTCAAGGGAGTGCAAATGGCTATGTGTTGGGAGCACAATTAAGCTGGAACATTTTTGAAGGCTCTAAGCGTTTTGGAAAAGTACAAAAGAGCAAAGCGGCCTTTGAGCAATCAAAATTAGCGTATACCCAATATCTGTCAAAAAGCAATTTAGAATTGAACAAGGCGAAACGTCAATTCATCGATGCAAAAAATCAGTTAGAGCTTACAAGTTTGTCTGTAAAACAATCAAAAGAATCTTTGAGAATTAGAAAAAATCGATTTAAAGAAGGTTTAGAAAAAACCACCGATTTATTGCAAGCAGAAACGGTATACGCTCAAAAACAACTGGCGTATTATCAAACCCTATTTCAATACAATTATACTCAAGCATATCTAGAATTTTTAACTAAAAAATAA
- a CDS encoding efflux RND transporter periplasmic adaptor subunit has protein sequence MKKNIHFLAFAFAVLFLTSCGSDEKKDPIASAPSISVKVAKVAANTNNPFLMVSGKIQAAQSADLGTRMTGYVDKVHVNVGDKVAKGQLLLSINNADLEAKKAQVAASITQAKVVYNNAEKNYKRYQNLYESKSISQKEMDDMTANYQISKAGLEAANQMKNEVNAQFAYSNITAPFSGIITSKNIENGDMASPGVLLISLEKPADFEVIAMVPETEISEIKKGTEVRVLVKSINAAISGKVTELSSSAKNTGGQYLVKIKLEKTNTAILSGMFANVQFPIERKAASNMVLIPKEVLVTNGQLSGVYTVSQSNTAVLRWLRLGRDFGDEIEVLSGLNSGESYIISSEGKLYNGVKITIQ, from the coding sequence ATGAAAAAAAACATACACTTTTTAGCTTTTGCATTTGCAGTATTATTTTTAACCAGCTGTGGCAGTGATGAGAAAAAAGATCCAATAGCTAGCGCTCCAAGCATCTCAGTAAAAGTTGCTAAGGTAGCCGCCAATACCAACAATCCGTTTTTAATGGTAAGCGGAAAAATTCAAGCAGCGCAAAGCGCAGATCTAGGAACCAGAATGACGGGTTATGTAGATAAAGTACATGTAAATGTAGGTGATAAAGTTGCTAAAGGACAGTTATTACTGTCTATCAACAATGCAGATTTAGAGGCAAAAAAGGCACAGGTTGCAGCAAGCATTACACAGGCAAAAGTGGTGTATAACAATGCCGAAAAAAACTATAAGCGTTACCAAAATTTGTATGAGAGTAAAAGTATTAGCCAAAAAGAAATGGATGATATGACTGCAAATTATCAAATTTCAAAAGCGGGATTGGAAGCTGCAAATCAGATGAAAAACGAAGTGAATGCTCAGTTTGCTTATAGCAATATTACAGCTCCTTTTAGCGGGATAATTACAAGTAAAAACATTGAAAATGGAGATATGGCTAGTCCTGGAGTTCTCTTAATTAGTTTAGAAAAGCCTGCAGATTTTGAAGTGATTGCTATGGTTCCAGAAACAGAAATTTCTGAAATAAAAAAAGGAACTGAAGTACGTGTTTTGGTAAAATCTATCAATGCAGCTATTAGCGGAAAAGTGACAGAACTAAGTTCTTCTGCAAAAAATACAGGAGGTCAGTATTTGGTAAAAATTAAATTAGAAAAAACAAACACAGCCATTTTATCTGGCATGTTTGCAAACGTACAGTTCCCGATAGAAAGGAAAGCAGCCTCAAACATGGTGCTGATCCCAAAAGAAGTGTTGGTTACCAATGGACAATTATCTGGGGTGTATACAGTGAGTCAAAGCAACACTGCAGTTTTGCGATGGTTGCGTTTAGGAAGAGATTTTGGAGATGAGATTGAGGTTTTGTCTGGATTGAATTCTGGAGAATCCTATATCATTTCTTCGGAAGGGAAATTGTATAACGGAGTTAAAATTACAATTCAATAA